The following are from one region of the Halarcobacter sp. genome:
- a CDS encoding homoserine dehydrogenase: protein MKIGIIGVGTVGASVANILRDNKDIITARAGCEIVPAVGVVSSLSKKRDVTIELTDDVEKVLNDDSIDVIVELMGGIEKPYEIVKKALEKGKAVVTANKALLAYHRYELQEIAGDTAFEYEAAVAGGIPIINALRDGLTANNIQSIRGIMNGTCNYMLTKMIGEGIDYDTILKESQDLGYAEADPTFDVGGFDAAHKLLILGSIAYGIDAKPEDILIEGIQDISPEDIDFANEFNYSIKLLTIAKKVENEIELRVHPVLIPKEEMIAKVDGVMNGVSVIGDKVGETMYYGAGAGGDATASAVVANIIDIARRGKGSPMLGFEKPHGKNLKLMSKDNIETKYYLRLRVEDKAGVLAKIATILGERNISIEKMIQKPLNRTCAHILLSTHTSVEKNIVDALKTIEETKVVTAKPAMIRIED from the coding sequence ATGAAAATAGGAATAATCGGAGTAGGAACTGTTGGAGCTAGTGTTGCAAATATCTTAAGAGACAATAAAGATATTATCACAGCAAGAGCTGGTTGTGAAATTGTGCCTGCAGTAGGTGTTGTTAGTAGTCTTAGTAAAAAAAGAGATGTAACAATCGAATTAACAGACGATGTTGAAAAAGTTTTAAATGATGACTCAATTGATGTTATTGTTGAACTTATGGGTGGTATTGAAAAACCTTACGAAATAGTAAAGAAAGCTTTAGAAAAAGGTAAAGCTGTAGTTACTGCAAATAAAGCACTTCTTGCTTATCATAGATATGAGCTTCAAGAAATAGCTGGGGATACAGCTTTTGAATATGAAGCTGCAGTAGCAGGTGGTATTCCAATTATTAATGCTTTAAGAGATGGATTAACAGCAAATAATATCCAATCAATCAGAGGTATCATGAATGGTACTTGTAACTATATGCTTACAAAAATGATTGGTGAAGGTATAGATTACGATACTATTTTAAAAGAATCTCAAGACTTAGGTTATGCAGAAGCAGACCCAACATTTGATGTTGGTGGATTTGATGCAGCACATAAACTTCTTATTCTTGGTTCTATTGCCTATGGAATTGATGCGAAACCTGAAGATATCTTGATTGAAGGTATTCAAGATATATCACCTGAAGATATTGATTTTGCAAATGAGTTTAACTACTCAATTAAGCTATTAACAATTGCTAAAAAAGTTGAAAATGAGATTGAGCTTAGAGTTCACCCTGTTCTTATTCCAAAAGAAGAGATGATCGCAAAAGTTGATGGCGTTATGAATGGTGTTTCTGTAATAGGAGACAAAGTTGGTGAAACTATGTATTATGGAGCTGGAGCTGGTGGTGATGCTACAGCATCAGCTGTAGTTGCAAATATTATTGATATTGCTAGACGTGGAAAAGGTTCTCCAATGTTAGGTTTTGAAAAACCACATGGTAAAAACCTAAAACTAATGTCAAAAGACAACATCGAAACAAAATATTATCTAAGACTTAGAGTTGAAGATAAAGCAGGCGTTTTAGCAAAAATTGCCACTATTTTAGGGGAAAGAAATATCTCTATTGAAAAAATGATTCAAAAACCTCTAAATAGAACTTGTGCACATATTTTATTATCAACTCACACATCAGTTGAAAAAAATATAGTTGACGCACTTAAAACAATTGAAGAAACAAAAGTAGTAACTGCAAAACCTGCTATGATTAGGATAGAAGATTAA
- a CDS encoding LL-diaminopimelate aminotransferase has translation MFPEIEFERMKRLPNYVFAEVNNIKMEARRAGEDIIDFSMGNPDGPAPQHITDKLIEAATKPKNHGYSASAGIYKLRLAICNWYKRKYGVDYLDPNKHAVATMGSKEGYVHLVQAIVNVGDVAVVPDPTYPIHSYAFMLAGGAIHNFELPFDEESFKVDEDEFFERLNKTLRESIPKVKYVLVNFPHNPSCATVTPEFYQRLVDLAKQERFYIISDIAYADITFDGYKTPSIFQAEGALEVAVESFTLSKSYNMAGWRVGFIVGNEKLVGALKRIKSWLDYGMFTPIQVAATVALDGPQDCVAEHTEKYRKRRDIMVEAFKDAGWDMSVPNASMFIWAKIPEKARHLGSMEFSKQLLTEAKVAVSPGIGFGHYGDQYVRIALIENEKRIRQAAKNIKKYLNSL, from the coding sequence ATGTTTCCAGAGATCGAATTTGAAAGAATGAAAAGACTTCCAAACTATGTGTTTGCAGAAGTTAATAATATTAAAATGGAAGCAAGAAGAGCCGGTGAGGATATTATAGATTTCTCAATGGGTAACCCAGATGGTCCTGCACCTCAACATATAACAGATAAGTTAATTGAAGCAGCAACAAAACCAAAAAACCATGGATATAGTGCAAGTGCGGGAATTTATAAACTAAGACTTGCAATTTGTAACTGGTATAAAAGAAAATATGGGGTTGATTATTTAGATCCAAATAAACACGCAGTTGCAACTATGGGAAGTAAAGAGGGGTATGTTCACCTAGTTCAAGCAATTGTAAATGTTGGTGACGTAGCAGTTGTTCCAGATCCAACTTACCCTATTCACTCATATGCATTTATGCTTGCAGGTGGAGCAATTCACAATTTTGAATTACCATTTGATGAAGAAAGCTTCAAAGTTGATGAAGATGAGTTTTTTGAAAGATTAAATAAAACATTAAGAGAATCAATTCCAAAAGTAAAATATGTATTGGTTAACTTCCCACACAACCCATCTTGTGCCACAGTTACACCTGAGTTTTACCAAAGATTAGTTGATTTGGCAAAACAAGAAAGATTTTATATCATCTCTGATATTGCATATGCAGATATCACTTTTGATGGTTATAAAACTCCATCAATCTTCCAAGCTGAAGGTGCACTTGAAGTTGCTGTTGAGTCATTTACTTTATCTAAGTCATACAATATGGCAGGATGGAGAGTTGGTTTCATAGTAGGTAATGAAAAACTTGTTGGAGCTTTAAAAAGAATCAAATCTTGGCTTGACTATGGTATGTTTACCCCTATTCAAGTTGCAGCTACCGTTGCACTTGATGGACCACAAGATTGTGTTGCAGAGCATACTGAAAAATATAGAAAAAGAAGAGATATTATGGTTGAAGCATTTAAAGATGCTGGTTGGGATATGAGTGTTCCAAATGCTTCAATGTTTATTTGGGCAAAAATTCCAGAAAAGGCAAGACACCTTGGAAGTATGGAGTTTTCTAAACAGCTTCTAACAGAAGCTAAAGTTGCAGTAAGCCCAGGTATTGGTTTTGGTCATTATGGTGACCAATATGTAAGAATAGCCCTGATTGAAAATGAAAAAAGAATCAGACAAGCTGCAAAAAACATAAAAAAATATTTAAATAGTTTATAG
- the rlmB gene encoding 23S rRNA (guanosine(2251)-2'-O)-methyltransferase RlmB, with translation MIIYGKQVVLYVLDRHPNLIEEVMFSKDIEPKLFKRFTSLNKKIIKLDNKKAQSLAKGGNHQGFFLRLKEFETSSLKDIKDSDFVIVLDGLTDVGNIGAICRTAYSLGVNTIIASNVRQLNFEGIARTSSGALFDISFCHNPNSLDVANELKQNGFKLFGASMDGIDLKGFENNCEKTALVLGSEGDGLSNKMIKKLDQKISIKMSNDFDSLNVSVAGGILIYNLKK, from the coding sequence ATGATTATATACGGAAAACAAGTAGTACTCTACGTACTTGATAGACATCCAAATCTTATAGAAGAAGTTATGTTTTCAAAAGATATTGAACCAAAACTATTTAAAAGATTTACAAGTCTAAATAAAAAAATTATAAAGCTTGATAATAAAAAAGCACAAAGTTTAGCAAAAGGTGGAAACCACCAAGGATTTTTTCTAAGACTAAAAGAGTTTGAAACTTCATCTTTAAAAGATATCAAAGATTCAGATTTTGTTATTGTTTTAGATGGACTTACTGACGTTGGAAATATTGGAGCAATTTGTCGGACAGCTTACTCTTTGGGTGTAAATACAATAATTGCAAGCAATGTAAGACAACTAAACTTTGAAGGTATAGCAAGAACTAGTAGCGGAGCACTTTTTGATATTTCCTTTTGTCATAATCCAAACTCATTGGATGTAGCCAATGAATTAAAACAAAATGGATTCAAACTTTTTGGAGCATCTATGGATGGTATTGACTTAAAAGGTTTTGAAAACAATTGTGAGAAAACGGCATTAGTGCTTGGAAGTGAAGGTGATGGCCTTTCAAACAAGATGATAAAAAAGCTTGATCAAAAGATTTCAATAAAGATGTCAAATGACTTTGATTCTTTAAATGTATCTGTTGCTGGTGGAATATTAATTTATAACTTAAAAAAATAA
- the rsmI gene encoding 16S rRNA (cytidine(1402)-2'-O)-methyltransferase has translation MLTLVPTPIGNLEDISKRAITALLDAELIFCEDTRVTKKLLQLLSQRENLQFNCSDFKSFHSHNEKQILKTLTSEDFEKNIVYVSDAGMPCVSDPGASLVEFCIQNNIVYDVIPGANAVLTAFAMSGFEQTEFTFYGFLAHKGKERHQKLSQVMQSSILPILYESPHRLLKTLEEIKNIDENRTLFLAKELTKLHQKIYKDTASNLFEQFKNENIKGEWVIIIEPTKTKGENLELSDIEELDLAPKIKAKLIAKLTGKSVKEIYNQLSQ, from the coding sequence GTGTTAACTTTAGTTCCAACCCCAATAGGAAATTTAGAGGATATCTCTAAAAGAGCAATCACTGCCCTATTGGATGCGGAATTAATCTTTTGTGAAGACACAAGAGTTACAAAAAAACTTCTTCAACTTTTATCCCAAAGAGAAAATTTACAATTCAACTGTAGTGATTTTAAATCATTTCATTCACACAACGAAAAACAGATACTAAAAACTTTAACATCAGAAGATTTTGAAAAAAATATTGTATATGTTAGTGATGCAGGGATGCCTTGTGTATCAGATCCTGGAGCTTCACTTGTAGAGTTTTGTATTCAAAATAATATCGTTTATGATGTTATTCCTGGAGCAAATGCAGTTTTGACAGCTTTTGCGATGAGTGGATTTGAACAAACAGAATTTACATTTTATGGATTTTTAGCTCACAAAGGAAAAGAGAGACACCAAAAACTTTCACAAGTTATGCAAAGCTCAATTTTACCTATACTTTATGAATCACCACATAGACTTTTAAAAACATTAGAAGAGATTAAAAATATAGATGAAAATAGAACACTTTTTTTAGCAAAAGAGCTTACTAAACTTCACCAAAAGATTTATAAAGATACTGCTTCAAATCTTTTTGAACAATTTAAAAATGAAAATATAAAAGGTGAATGGGTTATAATAATTGAACCTACAAAAACAAAAGGTGAAAATCTAGAGCTTTCAGATATAGAAGAGCTTGATTTAGCACCAAAAATAAAAGCAAAACTAATAGCTAAACTTACAGGGAAAAGTGTAAAAGAGATATATAATCAACTATCTCAATAA
- the rpmE gene encoding 50S ribosomal protein L31, which yields MKKDIHPDYKACTVSCACGNTFETKSNVESMRIDICSACHPFFTGEHKIVDAAGRVEKFKAKYAKK from the coding sequence GTGAAAAAAGATATTCACCCAGATTACAAAGCTTGTACAGTATCTTGTGCTTGCGGAAACACATTTGAAACAAAATCAAATGTTGAGTCAATGAGAATCGACATTTGTTCAGCTTGCCACCCATTCTTCACTGGTGAGCACAAAATTGTTGATGCTGCTGGTAGAGTAGAAAAATTCAAAGCTAAATACGCTAAAAAATAA